TCGCCGAGGCGCGCTACCGACAGGCACTTTCGAATTACTTTCCACAGCTCTCCATCTACTATTCGAAACAGTATCGCGATCGTATCGATCAGAGTCGTACGCGAAGCTCCGATCCTTCGTCTCTTTTCGCGCAGCAACGTGCGCTTGAATTTGGAAGTTACTGGTACCAGTATAACGGTTCTTATGAAACGAGAGCGCAGCAGAATCCGTCACAGGCAGGCGTCAGTCTTACCTGGCCGATTTTTTCTGGCTTTCGCACCTATCACGAATCGCTGGCCGCCGACGAAGAGATCAAGGGGAAGGAACAGCTGAACGCCCGGGCGCGAGAACTGCTCTTTCGCGATCTCGCCGAGGTCTTCTATCAGACTTTACAGTACGAAGAGGCGGAACTTATTTATCGCGACGAAGCAAACGCCCTTCGCCGCCGTATCGCCGAAGTCGGTCGTCTTATTGGTCTCGGTCGCGCGCCTCAGGGAGATCTGCTCGTGGCACGATCTGATCTGGCGAATAGCCTTGTTCAGGCCGAGGCGAACAGGGCGCTGCTGATCGCATCAAAAGAGCTTCTTGGTTTTTTAATCGGTAAGCCTCCAGGAGAATGGACTCTTTCAGACGAGCAAAGTCTGCCGCCGGCACAGGCGCTTGAGGCATATCTGGAACGACTTGAAGAGCGCAAGGATCTGATCGCTTCATTACAGGCGATTCGAGCCGCAAGGGCTCGCCTCGAAAGCTCGCGCGGAGGATATCTTCCCGACGTCAGCCTTGACGGAGCCTATCTGCTCAATCAGAGCCCCGATTCGGGTCGCGACTGGAATATGACGCTTCGCATAACGCTGCCCATCTTTCAGGGCGGATCGACGATGGCATCCGTGCGCGAATCGAAGGCGAATCTGAAGATCAGCGAGTTGCAGCTCGACCGATTGCGTCGGCTGGCCACCTATGAGGTGCGTCAGGCCTATGCAGATTATACGGCGTCGGCAGCACAGCTTCTGCTCCTGCGAGAGAACGTCGAGACGGCGCGCGTCGCCTATGCCGTTCAATCGCGCGACTACGGACTGGGCGTCGTGACGAATCTTGAAGTGCTGAACGCCCTCAGTCGCTATCATCAGGCCCGGCTTGCACTTGCGCGCACCGAGGCCCTTTTGCGTATCAATCAACTGCGGCTGCATGTGGCGGCCGGCCTGGAGGAAGCGAAGTGAAGTTATCCGACCAGGCGATACGCCGCCCTGTTTTTGCGTGGATGATCTTTTTTGCCCTGATCGTGTTTGGCGCCGTTTCGCTCGGGCGCCTGGGCGTGAGCTACATGCCCGATATCGACTTCCCCGTTCTTTCGGTAACGGTGAACTGGGAGGGCGTGCCTCCGGAGTATATGGAGTCCGAGGTCGTCGATCGACTGGAGCGTACGATTATCGCCGTCGAAGGGCTCAAAGAGATGAGCTCGAGCGTGCGTCAGGGGACGGCGACGATCAATCTCGAATTTCAGATCGATCGCAATATCGACGCCGCCCTGCAAGAAGTGCAATCCGCTATCAGTCGGGTACGCCTGCCAACGGGCATTGATCCGCCTACGATCCGCAAGTCGAATCCGGACGATAGTCCCATCCTCTGGATCGGTCTTTCATCGAAGACGCGCTCGGTGCGCGATCTTTATGTCATCGCCGACCAGTCCATCCTCGATCGCCTGCAGCTTCTCGAGGGCGTCGGCGAGGTCTTCGCCGGCGGAACGATGGATCGCAACCTGCGCATCTGGATCGATCTTAATCGATTGAAAAAATATGAGTTAACTATCGTCGACGTTCTCGATGCGATCGCAAACGAACA
This region of Leptonema illini DSM 21528 genomic DNA includes:
- a CDS encoding TolC family protein — protein: MTPALKKLSFLLFALALFPFRAGAETPEKPGLKLTLNQAYELALNLNEDEQIRKQELEIAEARYRQALSNYFPQLSIYYSKQYRDRIDQSRTRSSDPSSLFAQQRALEFGSYWYQYNGSYETRAQQNPSQAGVSLTWPIFSGFRTYHESLAADEEIKGKEQLNARARELLFRDLAEVFYQTLQYEEAELIYRDEANALRRRIAEVGRLIGLGRAPQGDLLVARSDLANSLVQAEANRALLIASKELLGFLIGKPPGEWTLSDEQSLPPAQALEAYLERLEERKDLIASLQAIRAARARLESSRGGYLPDVSLDGAYLLNQSPDSGRDWNMTLRITLPIFQGGSTMASVRESKANLKISELQLDRLRRLATYEVRQAYADYTASAAQLLLLRENVETARVAYAVQSRDYGLGVVTNLEVLNALSRYHQARLALARTEALLRINQLRLHVAAGLEEAK